One Prolixibacteraceae bacterium DNA segment encodes these proteins:
- the sppA gene encoding signal peptide peptidase SppA, translating into MKFLRNLLASILGSIIGIGLLFFIGIIIISAIAVATSGDNTVVKDNSVLVIKLNKPFVDRVQDNPFEEFDLPFFNNLSAYGLYNMKSKLEDAAKDPKIKGIYIDSSYGIMAPYATTTEFRDLLKEFKKSGKFIYTYIENTETKTYYLLSVSDSIVANPRGYIYFSGLTTERTYFKNALDKVGVEVQVYKGRGNIYKSATDQYTRSSMSKEDRDQAVKYLGDIWGVIKEQISSSRNISQNDIQVIADDVATFGNNEKALKSGLVDALKYKDQVIEDLKKLSDREEDDKLNLVSISDYKLTDSDEDLKKFSKDKIAIIFAQGAIVDNTMKTSEINPEKIARSIRKVREDENVKAIVLRVNSPGGSAYGSEVMWREIALAKEVKPVIVSMGDYAASGGYYMSCAGTKIIADKNTITGSIGIFATIPNAKKLIQDKIGVTSDYVSTSKNGAPLSIMQPLTSFHKGMLETYINKGYDLFIQRVAEGRGMTKEAVHKIARGRVWSGQEAIKIGLVDKIGDLQDAIQVAKEEAKAEDAKIVTYPKNKDQISALLELSTEQIKVQLIESMIGKDVFKVWNDVKSAKEMNGVYMMLPYKEEIN; encoded by the coding sequence ATGAAATTCTTAAGAAACCTACTTGCTTCCATACTAGGTTCCATCATTGGCATTGGATTGCTATTTTTTATTGGAATCATTATCATCAGTGCTATTGCTGTTGCCACCTCTGGTGATAACACAGTAGTGAAAGATAACAGTGTTTTGGTCATCAAATTAAACAAACCTTTTGTTGATAGAGTCCAAGACAATCCTTTTGAAGAGTTTGATCTCCCTTTCTTTAATAATCTTAGTGCATATGGTTTGTATAATATGAAATCCAAGCTTGAAGATGCAGCAAAAGATCCAAAAATCAAAGGTATTTATATTGATAGTTCTTATGGTATTATGGCACCATATGCTACAACAACTGAATTTAGAGACCTACTTAAGGAATTTAAGAAGAGTGGAAAATTCATATACACATACATTGAAAATACAGAAACAAAGACTTACTATTTGCTTTCTGTTTCCGATAGTATTGTTGCTAATCCAAGAGGGTATATCTATTTCAGTGGACTTACAACAGAGAGAACATACTTTAAAAATGCTTTAGACAAAGTTGGTGTTGAAGTCCAAGTATATAAAGGAAGAGGGAATATATACAAATCAGCTACCGATCAGTACACTCGTAGTAGCATGAGTAAGGAAGATAGAGATCAAGCGGTGAAATATCTAGGAGACATATGGGGTGTCATCAAAGAACAAATCTCATCTTCAAGAAACATTTCACAAAACGATATTCAAGTAATTGCTGATGATGTTGCCACCTTTGGAAATAACGAAAAAGCATTAAAGAGTGGATTAGTTGATGCTTTAAAATATAAAGATCAGGTAATCGAAGACCTAAAGAAGCTTTCAGATAGAGAAGAGGATGATAAACTGAACCTAGTAAGCATCTCAGACTACAAATTAACAGACTCAGATGAAGATTTAAAGAAATTCTCAAAAGATAAAATTGCGATAATTTTCGCACAAGGAGCTATTGTAGACAACACAATGAAAACGAGTGAAATAAACCCAGAAAAGATCGCTCGTTCAATTCGTAAAGTAAGAGAAGATGAAAATGTAAAAGCAATCGTATTGCGTGTGAACTCTCCTGGTGGTAGTGCTTATGGCTCTGAAGTAATGTGGAGAGAAATAGCTCTTGCGAAGGAAGTAAAACCTGTTATTGTCTCAATGGGTGATTATGCTGCTTCTGGCGGATATTATATGTCATGTGCAGGAACTAAAATTATTGCCGATAAAAATACAATCACTGGATCGATAGGAATCTTTGCAACCATTCCAAATGCAAAAAAACTAATCCAAGACAAGATTGGAGTAACTAGCGATTATGTTTCTACTAGTAAAAATGGAGCACCTCTTAGCATTATGCAGCCATTAACTAGTTTTCATAAAGGCATGCTAGAAACTTATATCAACAAAGGATACGATCTATTTATTCAACGTGTGGCAGAAGGACGTGGAATGACAAAAGAAGCAGTGCATAAAATTGCAAGAGGACGTGTTTGGAGTGGTCAAGAAGCAATTAAAATTGGGTTGGTTGACAAGATTGGAGACCTACAAGATGCAATACAAGTAGCCAAAGAGGAAGCGAAAGCGGAAGATGCCAAGATTGTTACTTATCCTAAAAATAAAGACCAGATCTCTGCCCTTCTTGAACTTTCAACAGAACAAATTAAGGTTCAACTTATAGAATCAATGATTGGAAAGGATGTTTTCAAAGTATGGAATGATGTAAAGTCAGCCAAAGAGATGAATGGCGTTTATATGATGCTTCCATATAAAGAAGAGATTAACTAA
- the folK gene encoding 2-amino-4-hydroxy-6-hydroxymethyldihydropteridine diphosphokinase, whose amino-acid sequence MNFVFIGLGGNQGEMISNLENAKYHLKKVVGRIIKTSPLYESEPWGFESDTNFINCVVKIETILSAEQVLHSALEIEAELGRLRKGKGYASRPMDIDIIDFNGSVLDDYPILVLPHPRMHLRKFVLLPLQDIEPKWLHPKSKKTINELLIESGDDTQIKKVK is encoded by the coding sequence ATGAATTTTGTCTTTATTGGCCTTGGAGGAAATCAAGGTGAAATGATAAGTAACTTAGAAAATGCAAAATATCATTTAAAGAAGGTGGTTGGCCGTATTATAAAGACCTCTCCGTTATATGAATCTGAACCTTGGGGTTTCGAATCGGATACAAACTTTATAAACTGTGTGGTTAAGATAGAGACCATCTTATCGGCAGAGCAAGTGCTCCATTCTGCTTTAGAGATAGAGGCTGAACTAGGAAGATTAAGGAAAGGGAAAGGCTATGCTTCAAGACCAATGGATATCGATATTATCGATTTTAATGGAAGTGTTTTGGATGACTATCCAATATTAGTTTTGCCTCATCCAAGAATGCATTTGCGCAAGTTTGTTCTATTACCACTTCAAGATATAGAACCTAAGTGGTTACACCCTAAATCAAAGAAGACGATAAATGAGCTCTTAATAGAATCTGGGGATGACACCCAAATAAAAAAGGTGAAGTAA